The following are from one region of the Synechococcus sp. CBW1108 genome:
- a CDS encoding M23 family metallopeptidase, which yields MPKKLPLEVAVADVQPEGALASASLAPASPAQSLGEAARPPALTYPLKRFAAGMDPWGWRYSQRRGAWRMHTGVDLAADEGTPVLAASAGRVLLVESISGYGTTVLLDHGAGWQTLYAHLLSTSVATGQRLSQGEVLGAVGMTGSASGPHLHFELRRRGPSLLALDPTPHLPPLLPPPALTQPALTPLVATMIP from the coding sequence ATGCCCAAGAAGCTGCCGCTAGAGGTTGCGGTGGCGGATGTGCAGCCTGAGGGGGCGCTCGCTTCTGCCTCCCTTGCCCCGGCCTCCCCAGCCCAGTCTCTGGGGGAGGCTGCCAGGCCGCCGGCCCTGACCTATCCCCTCAAGCGCTTCGCCGCCGGCATGGACCCCTGGGGCTGGCGCTATTCCCAGCGCCGGGGCGCCTGGCGCATGCACACCGGGGTGGATCTGGCCGCCGACGAGGGCACGCCTGTGCTCGCTGCCAGCGCCGGCCGGGTGCTGCTGGTGGAGTCGATCAGTGGTTATGGCACCACCGTGCTGCTCGACCATGGTGCCGGTTGGCAAACCCTCTACGCCCACCTGCTCAGCACCAGCGTGGCGACGGGTCAGCGGCTCAGTCAGGGGGAGGTGCTGGGGGCGGTGGGCATGACGGGCTCGGCCAGTGGCCCCCACCTGCACTTTGAGCTGCGCCGCCGGGGCCCCAGTCTTCTGGCCCTCGATCCCACCCCCCACCTGCCGCCCCTGCTGCCCCCACCTGCCCTGACACAGCCTGCCTTGACGCCACTGGTTGCCACAATGATCCCCTAG
- a CDS encoding DUF2808 domain-containing protein: protein MPLPPLRRIAPGWALSACLGATYLSATCLAPAALASAAVAMELRGSTYFTRPPWNVDLVSYYTTVWQSRAEYYFTISLDPEAGASLGGLTIQQTRGVDTRFQFFVERTSAFLGRPRRQGARVPVEASFESDARRFTLRFPEPISPGQTVTVVLKPWNNPASSDTYMFQVTAFPAGPNPSPAPVGFGTLRIYDPDWP, encoded by the coding sequence GTGCCGCTCCCTCCCCTCCGCCGGATTGCCCCCGGCTGGGCCCTGTCGGCTTGCCTGGGCGCCACCTACTTGAGTGCCACCTGCCTGGCCCCCGCAGCTCTGGCCTCCGCAGCTGTTGCTATGGAACTGCGGGGCTCCACCTACTTCACCAGGCCCCCCTGGAATGTGGACCTGGTGAGTTACTACACCACCGTTTGGCAAAGCCGCGCCGAGTACTACTTCACCATCAGCCTCGATCCCGAGGCCGGGGCCTCCCTCGGTGGCCTGACCATTCAGCAGACCCGCGGCGTGGACACTCGGTTTCAGTTCTTTGTCGAGCGCACCTCGGCGTTCCTCGGGCGGCCCCGCCGCCAGGGTGCCCGGGTGCCGGTCGAGGCCAGCTTTGAAAGTGATGCGCGCCGCTTCACACTCCGATTCCCCGAGCCGATTTCACCTGGGCAAACCGTCACCGTGGTGTTGAAGCCCTGGAACAATCCGGCCAGCTCAGACACCTACATGTTCCAGGTGACCGCCTTCCCAGCTGGCCCTAATCCCTCGCCAGCACCGGTGGGATTTGGCACCTTGCGCATCTACGACCCCGATTGGCCCTGA
- a CDS encoding glutathione S-transferase, with amino-acid sequence MSPPAPALAKPGAALSWVELQLLSCDQPDPDLGPTNAQASLRLFGQPEQAVRVTLFRDHHAWCPYCQKVWLWLEEKRIPYRIRKVTMFCYGDKEAWFKGLVPSGMLPALQLDGRLITESDRILEALERAFGSLGPAMGDPELLQLRQLERLLFRAWCQWLCAPGLGPRQEASAQAAFAQMAAAFQQALELQPGPFLLGELSSADLVFVPYVERMAASLAYYKGFLLRRQYPAIDRWFAALEQRPIYLGTQSDFHTHAHDLPPQMGGCYASGSEVQRQLAARIDRGPWPIEAPDPETSQAEPAHSAAVALGRVLKHRAPILARNPAGAAGFDLPLRTALTALIRGGALPPPPGSAASLRYLRDRISVPRDMPLHAARRLRQALEATAALDPQDGALQGPAIPVAHRRDQDPQPFLQTPPRVLPLA; translated from the coding sequence TTGAGCCCCCCAGCCCCTGCCCTGGCCAAACCAGGCGCTGCCTTGAGTTGGGTTGAGCTCCAGCTTCTCTCGTGCGACCAGCCGGATCCAGACCTGGGCCCTACCAACGCCCAAGCCAGCCTGCGTCTTTTTGGCCAGCCGGAGCAGGCCGTGCGGGTCACCCTCTTCCGTGACCACCATGCCTGGTGCCCCTACTGCCAGAAGGTGTGGCTCTGGCTCGAGGAAAAGCGGATCCCTTACCGGATCCGCAAAGTCACCATGTTCTGCTACGGCGACAAGGAGGCCTGGTTCAAGGGGCTGGTGCCTTCAGGCATGCTGCCCGCCCTCCAGCTCGATGGGCGCCTGATCACCGAGAGTGATCGCATCCTCGAGGCTCTGGAGCGGGCCTTCGGCAGCCTGGGGCCGGCCATGGGCGACCCCGAACTGCTCCAGTTGCGCCAGCTGGAGCGGCTGCTTTTCCGGGCCTGGTGCCAGTGGCTCTGCGCGCCGGGGCTCGGGCCTCGGCAGGAGGCTTCAGCCCAGGCCGCCTTCGCCCAAATGGCCGCTGCCTTTCAGCAGGCTCTTGAGCTGCAGCCCGGCCCCTTCCTGCTGGGGGAGCTCAGCAGCGCCGATCTGGTGTTCGTGCCCTACGTGGAGCGCATGGCGGCAAGCCTGGCTTATTACAAAGGCTTCCTGCTGCGCCGCCAGTACCCCGCCATAGACCGTTGGTTTGCTGCGCTGGAGCAGCGCCCCATCTACCTCGGCACCCAGAGCGACTTTCACACCCACGCCCACGACCTACCGCCCCAGATGGGCGGCTGCTACGCCAGTGGCTCGGAGGTCCAGCGGCAGCTGGCCGCCCGGATTGATCGGGGCCCCTGGCCGATCGAGGCGCCCGATCCGGAAACCAGCCAGGCCGAACCAGCCCACTCCGCGGCTGTGGCCCTGGGCCGGGTGTTGAAGCACCGTGCTCCGATCCTGGCCAGGAACCCAGCGGGGGCGGCGGGTTTCGATCTGCCCCTACGAACGGCCCTCACTGCCCTGATCCGGGGTGGGGCGCTGCCGCCGCCGCCCGGCAGTGCCGCCTCCCTGCGCTACCTGCGGGATCGAATCAGCGTGCCCCGCGACATGCCCCTCCATGCGGCCCGCCGCTTGCGCCAGGCCCTGGAGGCCACTGCGGCCCTGGATCCCCAGGATGGCGCTCTCCAGGGGCCGGCCATTCCCGTGGCCCACCGGCGCGACCAGGATCCCCAGCCATTTCTGCAGACCCCACCTAGGGTTTTGCCACTCGCCTGA
- a CDS encoding P-II family nitrogen regulator — MKQIQAIIRPEKLEPVKEALVALGINGLTVSSVQGFGKQMGYTEVYRGVKIEARLLPKMMITTVVTDSAVAGVLEAIQAAARTGEVGDGKITVTPVENSIRIRTGETGDATLD; from the coding sequence GTGAAACAGATTCAAGCCATTATCCGTCCTGAAAAGCTCGAACCGGTCAAGGAGGCCCTTGTTGCTCTTGGCATCAATGGTCTGACCGTTTCATCTGTCCAGGGTTTCGGCAAGCAGATGGGCTACACCGAGGTCTACCGAGGCGTGAAAATCGAGGCGCGCCTGCTCCCCAAGATGATGATCACAACGGTTGTCACCGACTCTGCGGTGGCCGGTGTGCTCGAGGCGATTCAGGCCGCTGCCCGCACCGGCGAAGTCGGCGACGGCAAGATCACCGTCACCCCTGTGGAAAATTCCATCCGGATCCGCACCGGCGAAACTGGCGACGCCACCCTGGATTGA
- a CDS encoding ammonium transporter: MTIASTPPRRRRLHEASLSEGPMMLFRSIRGFSSSRSLVWLACVPLALFGLGVFNLSAHAAELPELTPAFLANNLFLLISAILVIFMNAGFAMVEAGLCRQKNAVNILFKNLLVFAVAVSAYWFIGYKLMYNADWVIPGWLKFGGTFFDPTVTPEMVTDGSLVPSIDFLFQAAFAGTAATIVSGLVAERIKLTTFVIFSIFLVGIIYPIMGSWQWNFPDDAGLGGGWLNNLGFIDFAGSTVVHSMGAWAGLIGAIILGPRIGKFIDGKPQAIPGHNMAIATLGCLILWIGWYGFNPGSWLSMGAEVPFIAVTTTLGAAGGGIAATLASQLPGFGPDKRPGKPDITMTINGILAGLVSVTAGCDGVSMTSAWVMGFIGGIVVVFSVAIIDNLKIDDPVGAFSVHGTCGIWGTLAVGLFNTDKGLFTGHGFSQLGIQFVGCLAYAVVTIVASLLLWSIIGAFFGGIRVDAEEETVGLDIGEHGMEAYPDFAAAAK; encoded by the coding sequence ATGACCATTGCATCCACCCCTCCGAGGCGCAGACGCCTCCACGAGGCCAGCCTCTCCGAAGGTCCCATGATGTTGTTCCGCAGCATTCGCGGATTCAGCAGCAGTCGTTCCCTTGTTTGGCTGGCCTGCGTACCCCTGGCCCTTTTTGGCCTGGGTGTATTCAATCTCTCAGCCCACGCAGCCGAGCTTCCGGAGCTCACTCCGGCATTCCTTGCCAACAATCTCTTCCTGCTGATCAGCGCGATTCTGGTGATCTTCATGAACGCCGGTTTCGCCATGGTGGAAGCCGGGCTATGCCGCCAGAAGAATGCAGTAAACATTCTCTTCAAGAACCTGCTGGTCTTTGCCGTAGCAGTTAGCGCCTACTGGTTCATCGGCTACAAGCTGATGTACAACGCAGATTGGGTAATTCCTGGCTGGTTGAAGTTCGGGGGCACTTTCTTTGACCCAACCGTCACCCCTGAGATGGTGACCGATGGCAGTTTGGTGCCAAGCATTGATTTCCTCTTTCAGGCTGCCTTCGCTGGCACGGCCGCCACGATCGTTTCAGGTTTGGTGGCGGAACGGATCAAACTGACCACATTTGTAATTTTTTCCATTTTCCTGGTTGGCATCATCTACCCAATCATGGGTAGCTGGCAGTGGAACTTCCCCGATGACGCGGGGCTCGGTGGTGGCTGGCTAAACAACTTAGGATTTATCGATTTTGCCGGCTCCACCGTGGTGCACTCGATGGGTGCCTGGGCTGGGTTGATTGGCGCCATCATCCTTGGCCCCCGGATCGGCAAATTCATCGATGGCAAGCCCCAGGCGATTCCTGGCCACAACATGGCCATCGCCACCTTGGGCTGCCTGATCCTCTGGATCGGCTGGTATGGCTTCAACCCCGGCTCCTGGCTTTCGATGGGAGCAGAAGTTCCCTTTATTGCCGTCACTACCACCCTCGGAGCCGCAGGTGGTGGCATCGCCGCCACCCTGGCCTCCCAGCTGCCGGGTTTCGGTCCAGACAAGCGCCCGGGCAAACCTGACATCACCATGACCATCAACGGCATTCTTGCCGGTCTGGTAAGCGTCACCGCAGGCTGCGACGGGGTTTCGATGACTTCGGCCTGGGTGATGGGTTTCATCGGAGGCATCGTGGTCGTCTTCTCGGTGGCAATCATTGATAACCTCAAAATCGACGATCCAGTCGGAGCCTTTTCCGTCCACGGAACCTGTGGTATCTGGGGAACCCTGGCGGTGGGCCTTTTCAACACCGACAAGGGCCTATTCACCGGCCATGGCTTCTCCCAGCTAGGCATTCAGTTTGTCGGCTGCCTGGCCTATGCAGTGGTCACGATCGTTGCATCGTTGCTTCTCTGGTCAATCATCGGCGCCTTCTTTGGCGGTATCCGGGTTGACGCTGAAGAAGAAACAGTGGGTCTCGACATCGGCGAACACGGCATGGAGGCCTATCCAGACTTCGCCGCTGCGGCCAAGTAG
- a CDS encoding cation-translocating P-type ATPase translates to MVANIRKFLPYVLASNVAEMAPFLAMVTFQIPAALTVLQILAVDLGTDLLPALGLGAEPPESGLMHQPPRRRTAALLDRPLMLRAYLVLGLAEAVVAMGGYLLTWRMHGLGWDELRLAAPLLLHGQAGPVLTSIQQQASSVAFSCIVAGQIGAALACRSERRSALADLGRRPWLGNPLLMLGVGVEVGFTALLLGWPPLSGQFAMTPFDARLGPLVLLAPLVVMLADDLRKRRLAA, encoded by the coding sequence GTGGTGGCCAATATCCGCAAGTTTCTGCCCTACGTGCTGGCCAGCAACGTGGCTGAAATGGCGCCCTTTCTGGCCATGGTGACCTTCCAGATCCCGGCGGCCCTGACCGTGCTGCAGATCCTGGCGGTGGATCTGGGCACCGATCTGCTGCCAGCCCTGGGCCTGGGGGCCGAGCCCCCCGAGTCGGGCTTGATGCACCAGCCGCCCCGCCGCCGCACGGCTGCGCTGTTGGATCGTCCCCTGATGCTGCGTGCCTATCTGGTGCTTGGGCTAGCGGAAGCGGTGGTGGCCATGGGGGGCTATCTGCTCACCTGGAGGATGCACGGGCTGGGCTGGGACGAGTTGCGCCTGGCCGCTCCCCTGCTGCTGCACGGCCAGGCCGGCCCGGTGCTCACTTCCATCCAGCAGCAGGCCTCCAGTGTGGCTTTTTCCTGCATCGTGGCCGGCCAGATCGGCGCCGCACTGGCCTGCCGCAGTGAGAGGCGCTCCGCCCTGGCTGATCTGGGGCGGCGGCCATGGCTGGGCAACCCCCTTCTCATGCTAGGGGTTGGGGTGGAGGTTGGTTTCACGGCCTTGCTGCTGGGCTGGCCACCCCTTTCCGGCCAATTTGCCATGACCCCTTTCGATGCCAGGCTTGGCCCCTTGGTGTTACTGGCGCCCCTGGTGGTGATGCTGGCCGACGACCTGCGCAAACGCCGGCTGGCTGCTTAG
- a CDS encoding cation-transporting P-type ATPase, whose product MRLWRDGLPVQLSAELLVPGDRILLEEGDQVPADARLITAVELSLDLAVLTGESLSVARHADPIAAGEPGKAAVIPTRERANLVLAGTTVASGRAEAIVYATGAETEFGHVAHLTSATPRGVSTLEQQVGHIVRTITAIALAMGAFTFSLSLLFVGMGPMESLVFAVGIIVANVPEGLLPTVTLALAINVQRMASQKALVRRLSAVETLGSVSVICSDKTGTLTCNRMAVEALWLPQAGPANETGLLGEACLCSNARLDRSGAAVRALGDPTETAMLLAAWARDPSIEALQRSQPRRRELPFDSHRRRMSVIVESDGALRLITKGAPLELLAHCSPEGRAEAIAANDDLAARGYRVIAVAQRCLDDSLLAAPADLLERELTLVGLIGLYDPPRPEVPEAIRQCHQAGIKVTMVTGDYGLTAQAIARQIGLLDPAAPDQADPVRVIQGDHLDRISDVQLRQLLKYRTRLVFARMAPEQKLRLVQAYRALGEVVAVTGDGVNDAPALRAADVGVAMGLEGTDVAREAADVVLLDDNFATIVTAVR is encoded by the coding sequence GTGCGGCTCTGGCGCGATGGCCTGCCCGTCCAACTCTCCGCTGAGCTTCTTGTTCCGGGCGATCGGATCCTGTTGGAGGAGGGGGATCAGGTGCCTGCCGATGCCCGCCTGATCACGGCCGTTGAGCTCAGCCTCGATCTGGCGGTGCTCACCGGTGAATCCCTGTCGGTGGCGCGCCATGCCGATCCGATTGCTGCCGGGGAGCCTGGCAAGGCGGCCGTCATTCCTACCCGTGAGCGCGCCAATCTGGTTCTGGCGGGCACCACCGTGGCCAGCGGGCGCGCCGAGGCCATCGTCTATGCCACCGGCGCCGAAACCGAGTTTGGCCACGTCGCCCACCTCACCTCTGCCACCCCCCGCGGCGTCAGCACCCTGGAGCAGCAGGTGGGGCACATCGTGCGCACCATCACCGCCATCGCCCTGGCGATGGGGGCCTTCACCTTCAGCCTCAGCCTGCTGTTTGTGGGGATGGGCCCCATGGAAAGCCTGGTTTTTGCGGTTGGGATCATCGTGGCCAACGTGCCCGAGGGCCTGCTGCCCACCGTCACCCTGGCCCTGGCCATCAACGTGCAGCGCATGGCCAGCCAGAAGGCCCTCGTGCGCAGGCTTTCGGCGGTGGAAACCCTGGGCTCGGTGAGTGTGATCTGCAGCGACAAGACCGGCACCCTCACCTGCAACCGGATGGCGGTGGAGGCCCTGTGGTTGCCCCAGGCCGGGCCTGCCAATGAGACTGGGCTGCTGGGTGAAGCATGCCTGTGCTCCAACGCTCGCCTGGATCGCAGCGGTGCTGCCGTGCGGGCCCTTGGCGATCCCACCGAGACGGCCATGTTGCTGGCCGCTTGGGCCCGCGACCCCAGCATTGAGGCTTTGCAGCGGAGCCAGCCCCGCCGCCGGGAGCTGCCCTTTGATTCCCATCGGCGCCGCATGAGCGTGATCGTGGAGAGCGATGGCGCCCTGCGGCTGATCACCAAGGGGGCCCCCCTCGAGTTGCTGGCCCACTGCTCTCCCGAGGGGCGCGCCGAGGCCATTGCCGCCAACGACGACCTGGCCGCCCGGGGCTACCGGGTGATAGCCGTGGCCCAGCGCTGCCTGGATGACAGCTTGCTGGCTGCTCCGGCGGATCTGCTGGAGAGGGAGCTCACCCTGGTGGGTCTGATTGGGCTCTATGACCCGCCCCGGCCCGAGGTGCCTGAGGCCATCCGCCAGTGCCACCAGGCCGGCATCAAGGTGACGATGGTGACCGGTGACTATGGCCTCACGGCCCAGGCCATCGCCCGCCAGATCGGCCTGCTTGATCCCGCCGCTCCTGACCAGGCCGATCCAGTGCGGGTGATCCAGGGTGACCATCTCGATCGGATCAGCGATGTGCAGCTGCGCCAGCTGCTCAAATACCGCACCCGCTTGGTGTTTGCCCGCATGGCTCCCGAGCAGAAGCTGCGGCTGGTGCAGGCCTATCGCGCCCTCGGCGAGGTGGTGGCCGTCACCGGCGATGGGGTCAACGATGCGCCGGCACTGCGGGCCGCCGATGTGGGCGTGGCCATGGGTCTGGAGGGCACCGATGTGGCTCGGGAGGCCGCCGATGTGGTGTTGCTCGACGACAATTTCGCCACGATCGTCACGGCGGTGCGCTAA
- a CDS encoding cation-transporting P-type ATPase, which produces MLLSASQPIWCLPAAAVPAALQTTPEGLGQGEAQRRFERFGPNRLPSLRRRSLLLRFVDQLVHFMALLLWVAGALAFAAGTPQLGWAIWAVVLINGLFSFWQDY; this is translated from the coding sequence GTGCTGCTCTCGGCCAGCCAGCCGATCTGGTGCCTTCCCGCCGCCGCGGTGCCGGCGGCGCTGCAGACCACCCCCGAGGGCCTGGGCCAAGGGGAGGCCCAGCGGCGCTTCGAGCGGTTCGGCCCCAACCGCCTGCCGAGCCTGCGCCGCCGTTCCCTGCTACTGCGCTTTGTTGACCAGCTGGTGCACTTCATGGCCCTGCTGCTCTGGGTGGCCGGCGCCCTGGCATTTGCGGCGGGCACCCCCCAGCTCGGCTGGGCCATCTGGGCGGTGGTGTTGATCAACGGCCTGTTTTCCTTCTGGCAGGACTACTAG
- a CDS encoding cation:proton antiporter, protein MLSLLIDLVVIFGLSVLATLVCHRLRLPSAIGLLVGGVLAGPELLGLVRNLHEIELLAEIGVVLLLFVIGLEISIADLARLKRYFSIGGSVQFFGTAAVVAALLLPTGLSPQQMIYLGFVAALSSTAIVLRMLQERAELETPHGRSVLSILIYQDIGVVPVMLMAPLLAGTGGSSGLGAIGLLLAKVALVGAFGFCAYRWLVPFVLERITRTRSSEAFLLGVFTLCVGIAVLTQSLGLSLALGAFLAGFILSESDYSHQAVAVMLPFRDVLMSLFFVSIGMLLNVGFLLSHTWQIGLLTAGVVLIKPLVGAVASLQVGLPLRNSVLAGVALGQVGEFSLVATKAGVTAGLLNQAIFQTVLDVAVLSMIATPFLVASGPALARWLGQTPLQRLQESRRLQESARSSHTYNGHILIVGFGVTGRNLAHAARRSDVSYAVVEVNAGIVKEARAQGEPIHYGDASQPPILELVQAKAARAIVVVIDDPAGARRVVELCRRVAPDAYILVRSRYLREVEALMALGADEVIADELEVSIEVFSRVLARMLVPREDIKNLIGDVRGEWRRMTRGLAREATAVHDLRVTVPNLATHSLRLGAASPLLGTTIATSGLRRQHGITVLAVTRQEETIGNPPGELAFQQGDVLFVIGPSDWEADQIH, encoded by the coding sequence ATGCTGAGCCTGCTGATCGATCTGGTGGTGATCTTCGGCCTGTCGGTGCTGGCAACCCTGGTGTGCCACCGGCTGCGGCTGCCTTCGGCGATCGGCCTACTGGTGGGCGGCGTGCTGGCCGGGCCGGAACTGCTCGGCCTGGTGCGCAACCTGCACGAGATTGAGCTGCTGGCCGAGATCGGCGTGGTGCTGCTGCTGTTTGTGATCGGCCTGGAGATCTCCATCGCCGACCTGGCCCGGCTGAAGCGGTACTTTTCGATCGGTGGCAGCGTGCAGTTCTTCGGCACCGCCGCCGTGGTGGCCGCCCTGCTGCTACCCACGGGCCTTAGCCCCCAGCAGATGATCTATCTGGGTTTTGTGGCGGCCCTCTCGAGCACAGCGATCGTGCTGAGAATGCTGCAGGAGCGGGCCGAGCTGGAGACGCCCCACGGCCGCTCGGTGCTGTCGATCCTGATCTATCAGGACATCGGCGTGGTGCCGGTGATGCTGATGGCACCGCTGCTGGCGGGCACTGGTGGCAGCTCAGGCCTGGGAGCCATCGGCCTGCTGCTGGCCAAGGTGGCCCTGGTGGGGGCGTTCGGCTTCTGCGCCTACCGCTGGCTGGTGCCCTTTGTGCTGGAGCGCATCACCCGCACCCGCAGCTCGGAGGCCTTCCTGCTGGGAGTGTTCACGCTCTGTGTGGGCATCGCCGTGCTCACCCAGTCGCTGGGCCTATCGCTCGCCCTGGGGGCCTTCCTGGCAGGCTTCATCCTCTCGGAATCGGATTATTCCCATCAGGCCGTGGCCGTGATGCTGCCGTTCCGGGACGTGCTGATGAGCCTGTTCTTCGTGTCAATCGGCATGTTGCTGAACGTGGGGTTTCTGCTCAGTCACACCTGGCAGATCGGCCTGCTCACCGCCGGCGTGGTGCTGATAAAACCGCTGGTGGGGGCGGTTGCCTCCCTACAGGTGGGGCTGCCCCTGCGCAATTCCGTGCTGGCCGGGGTGGCCCTGGGCCAGGTGGGTGAATTTTCCCTGGTGGCCACCAAGGCCGGGGTGACGGCGGGGCTGCTCAACCAGGCCATCTTCCAAACCGTGCTGGATGTGGCCGTGCTCAGCATGATCGCCACGCCCTTTCTGGTGGCCAGCGGCCCAGCCCTGGCGAGATGGCTTGGCCAGACTCCCCTGCAACGGCTGCAGGAGTCGCGTCGGCTGCAGGAGTCGGCCAGATCGAGCCACACCTACAACGGCCACATCCTGATCGTGGGATTCGGGGTCACGGGCCGCAACCTGGCCCACGCCGCCCGCCGCAGCGATGTGTCCTATGCGGTGGTGGAAGTGAATGCGGGCATCGTCAAGGAAGCCCGGGCCCAGGGGGAACCGATCCACTACGGCGACGCCAGCCAGCCACCGATCCTGGAGCTGGTGCAGGCCAAAGCGGCCCGAGCCATTGTGGTGGTGATCGACGATCCAGCCGGAGCCCGACGGGTAGTGGAGCTCTGCCGGCGGGTGGCCCCCGACGCGTACATCCTGGTGCGCAGCCGCTACCTACGCGAGGTGGAGGCCCTAATGGCCCTGGGGGCCGACGAGGTGATCGCCGATGAGTTGGAGGTGTCGATCGAGGTGTTCTCCAGGGTGCTGGCGCGGATGCTGGTACCCCGGGAAGACATCAAGAACCTGATCGGCGATGTGCGGGGCGAGTGGCGGCGCATGACCCGTGGCCTGGCACGGGAGGCCACCGCAGTACACGACCTGCGGGTGACGGTGCCCAACCTGGCGACCCACAGCCTGCGGCTAGGGGCCGCCTCTCCCCTGCTCGGCACCACCATTGCCACCAGTGGCCTGCGCAGGCAACACGGAATCACGGTGCTGGCGGTGACGCGGCAGGAGGAGACGATCGGCAACCCGCCGGGCGAGCTGGCCTTCCAACAGGGAGACGTGTTGTTTGTGATTGGCCCCAGCGACTGGGAGGCTGATCAGATCCACTGA
- a CDS encoding CAAD domain-containing protein → MTPEVLELPAEQILEAIPQASPAPLAPAPTSPSPPAAEPGLPLQFLNQLLQKLGAARLQSLADLLPAARILLLAGLAGMALRLTGATLGAINEIPLLGGLLELVGLVTLLNFLARNAFKQQKRAELLERIRKLRNDLLA, encoded by the coding sequence ATGACGCCAGAGGTTCTGGAGTTGCCAGCCGAGCAGATTCTTGAAGCCATCCCCCAGGCAAGCCCGGCTCCGCTGGCTCCCGCTCCCACTTCCCCTAGCCCCCCAGCTGCAGAGCCTGGTCTGCCCCTGCAGTTTCTCAACCAGCTGCTGCAGAAGCTCGGCGCCGCCCGGCTCCAGTCGCTTGCGGATCTGTTGCCAGCGGCGCGCATCCTGCTGCTGGCGGGGCTGGCCGGTATGGCTCTGCGCCTAACAGGCGCCACCCTTGGGGCGATCAACGAGATTCCCTTGCTCGGGGGGCTGCTGGAGCTGGTGGGCCTGGTGACTTTGCTCAATTTTCTGGCCCGCAATGCCTTCAAGCAGCAGAAGCGCGCCGAGCTGCTGGAGCGCATCCGCAAACTCCGCAACGATCTGCTGGCCTGA
- the cysK gene encoding cysteine synthase A — translation MTSIYADNSLTIGKTPLVQLNRVTQGCGARVLAKIEGRNPAFSVKCRIGAAMIWRAEQEGLLGPGKELVEPTSGNTGIALAFVAAAKGIPLTLTMPETMSLERRKLLTAYGAKLVLTEGRMGMGGAIGAAKEMAAADPDRYVLLQQFSNPANPQIHHDTTGPEIWNDTDGQVDVLVAGVGTGGTITGVSRYIKGTLGKSLLAVAVEPSNSPVISQAKAGLELKPGPHKIQGIGAGFVPANLDLDLVDRVETVTDGEAVAMARRLMKEEGILAGISCGAATTAALRLAREDGFAGQTIVVVLPDSGERYLSSVLFEGVFNEQGLAPS, via the coding sequence ATGACCAGCATCTATGCCGACAACAGCCTCACCATTGGCAAAACCCCTTTGGTGCAGCTCAACCGGGTGACCCAGGGATGCGGGGCCCGGGTGCTGGCCAAAATCGAGGGCCGCAACCCTGCCTTTTCGGTGAAGTGCCGCATTGGGGCGGCCATGATCTGGCGGGCGGAGCAGGAGGGCCTGCTGGGGCCGGGCAAGGAGCTGGTGGAGCCCACCAGCGGCAACACGGGCATTGCCCTGGCCTTTGTGGCGGCGGCCAAGGGCATTCCGCTCACCCTCACCATGCCTGAAACCATGAGCCTGGAGCGGCGCAAGTTGCTCACGGCCTACGGCGCCAAGCTGGTGCTCACCGAAGGGCGCATGGGCATGGGCGGTGCTATCGGCGCCGCCAAGGAGATGGCTGCCGCAGATCCCGACCGCTACGTGCTGCTGCAGCAGTTCTCCAATCCAGCCAACCCCCAGATCCACCACGACACCACCGGCCCGGAAATCTGGAACGACACCGACGGCCAGGTGGATGTGCTGGTGGCGGGCGTGGGCACCGGTGGCACCATCACCGGCGTCAGCCGCTACATCAAGGGAACCCTCGGCAAGTCGCTGCTGGCGGTGGCGGTGGAGCCCAGCAACAGTCCGGTGATCTCCCAGGCCAAGGCCGGCCTGGAGCTCAAGCCCGGACCCCACAAGATCCAGGGCATCGGCGCCGGGTTCGTGCCGGCCAACCTCGATCTCGATCTGGTGGATCGGGTCGAAACCGTCACCGACGGGGAAGCCGTGGCCATGGCCCGCCGTCTGATGAAGGAGGAGGGCATCCTGGCTGGCATCTCCTGCGGCGCCGCCACTACTGCTGCCCTGCGGCTGGCCCGGGAGGATGGTTTTGCTGGCCAGACAATCGTGGTGGTGTTGCCCGATTCCGGTGAGCGTTACCTGAGTTCGGTGTTGTTTGAGGGGGTGTTCAACGAGCAGGGGCTGGCCCCCAGCTGA